A window from Vulpes lagopus strain Blue_001 chromosome 23, ASM1834538v1, whole genome shotgun sequence encodes these proteins:
- the SZT2 gene encoding KICSTOR complex protein SZT2 isoform X1, with translation MASERPEPEVEEAGQVFLLMKKDYRISRNVRLAWFLNHLHQTVQATPQEMLLQSEQELEVLSVLPPGWQPDEPVVPRPFLLVPSTRVTFLAWQYRFVIELDLSPSTGIVDDSTGEILFDEVFHALSRCLGGLLRPFRVPGSCIDFQPEIYITIQAYSSIIGLQAHQVLVQGCLLDPSQREAFLQQVYEQLCLFEDKVATMLQQQYDPQSQAEDQSPDSGEPPGRKVGVSMVTADLGLVSMIRQGILALQLLPSNSSAGIIVITDGVTSVPDVAVCETLLNQLRSGTVACSFVQVGGVYSYDCSFGHVPNVELMKFIAMATFGSYLSTCPEPEPGSPGLTVYHRAFLLYSFLRSGEALNPEYYCGSQHRLFNEHLVSASSNPALALRRKKHTEKEVPADLVSTVSVRLREGYSVREVTLAKGGSQLEVKLVLLWKHNMRIEYVAVAPWPLEPEGPRGTRVEVTMEGGYDILHDVSCALRQPIRSLYRTHVIRRFWNTLQSINQTDQMLAHLQSFSSVPEHFTLPDSTKSGVPLFYIPPGSTTPVLSLQHSGSDSSHAQFAAYWKPVLSMDANSWQRWLHMHRLVLILEHDTPIPKHLHTPGSNGRYSTVQCRISHSSLTSLLRDWSSFVLVEGYSYVKLLSSAPDQPPSSFYMVRIISKAPCMVLRLGFPIGTPAQARHKIVSGLREEILRLRFPHRVQSKEPTPKVKRKGLGGIGGGSSPSKSPPMLGPQQALSDRPCLVVLHKPLDKLLIRYEKLPLDYRAPFLLTLEPPGPLPLVSGRSASSSLASLSRYLYHQRWLWSVPSGLAPALPLSAIAQLLSILTEVRLSEGFHFACSGEGIINMVLELPIQSEPLGQAAGEERHTCVVQYILFPPHSTSTKDSFSTDDDNDVEVEALEGDSELNLVTEVWVEPQYGRVGPGPESWKHLQDLTYSEIPQALHPRDAACIGSMLSFEYLIQLCQSKEWSPLPPEPRVSDGLEQGGDTYVHEIPFHFDLMGLLPQCQQLQMFFLLLSREPEGVPLAEGPCPANDMVLCLLHSCLGQELSDREIPLTMAEQATFLSEVLRRTCHGPGPEEPPAGGHRILKDQAVSSTQATGDSALPPLAGGPPETLKPLISAQPPQWRCYARLVTPQHVFLTFLPATFPDVQHLAAYGLEGPSQEETKPKFGDWSGAASPKDLGGPGMRAPKAQVPMLSVTPAGDTAQDPGDLSPPFRRDLQAYAGRQAPQTEGADGPRTRCPVYIYSCALEALREQMVGLQPPQAPRDLIFQTPFLDQPSPSSVWMEPRYKEAANHCALLQEHAQRCYVRGLFRSLQQAQSVSSQDLLIAVDACEELLQEVDITPFLLALCGHTRSLPQAPPSPGPLSPGPFSSSIEEAPEPRERAILASESSIETEDLSEPESQSSRVPGNPDPSLEISLTDVCQLRGEAHDALHSLIQEKFLEISGLHFRTVPSNPHYFFYCPPSSRREDEGPRDIVDRKVSDLEFSEAELLGEEGDTSACCVVTESDPELEVEYRESREADLGPAGLDSASLSDADTVNPDEDSFSILGGDSPTGPESLVRDLPPLFLHLTCSVRLHGQHSSVPVCSLPTCLGQVLSSLEGPPLGGRVPLRDLSVTLDVFVLTLPLEVELPPTSDPQHHRSTSESSASFPRSPGQPSSLRSDDGLGPPLPPPEEDRHPGLSNLATPHRLAIETTMSEIRWLLEDEMVGALRRGGIPQGPTLHRAAAHIHSSPGRSTCLRQTLPLSFVFGPERSLTQFKEEFRRLHLPGHVLLEDPESGFFFVAVGQQPGGSQREPPSTAWAWHSHEDRAEGIEGEALTTSPQAPGSPEGSEGTPLLSLPQGGSQPGPSRGLSLMSSQGSVDSDHLGYDGGSSGSDSEGPNETLGEKAPFTLRTPPGPAPPQPSLSGLPGPCLPDFWLIVRVLQDRVEVYAHARSLIREDGGPGTECRHLQQLLVRQVGEICREVNQRLLLQDLHDSHVCNSLLVAESEEDLWRSETPFHSRQRAPLPTDDYAADESCAPRGYLAATMQFVPGHFSCDVVWGTVIRVHSRLKMGPSMGVSRAIQALRSVLNAFSVVNRKNMFVYQERATKAVYYLRLLETSCSERSWEGDALPPSLALSRSQEPIYSEETSGPRSPLDMASSRSSDAARPVGQVDRHIQLLVHGVGQAGPEITDELVRVLRRRLDEATLDVITVMLVRNCKLTPADVEFIQPPGSLPSEVLHLALPVSCRPWLPALAWYLRQNLLIFLHSPKYTDSNSRNHFQHPLPPQGGLPDLDIYLYNKPGGQGTGGKGVACITLAFVDEGGSPISLASWPPSSPGPLDPLQEEEFEQLTQVTRCPFMSDSSSAQNGAPWLRLDVWEKGNISIVQLEEKLRGAARQALADAIMELRLLPASLCTEDTSPGSLRSGSLETKSPAGRASTFPPVPGPGPGEPVTPPSKAGRRSFWDMLSKTECGDLGSPKTTDDIVLDRPEDTRGRRRHKTESVRTPGGTERAPGPDSGAQRQRRRTTQLEEGEVGTLQPVFARVTQRWMEFMVQIGCASVSRSSTHMVSRFLLPSVLSEFTTLVTSMAGDTSVRIFEQHLSSEPEIFSPCSLGQLGPTPRPAAERHLLLLGRNFLQWRRPTQQAAKAVQRFEPGGDGSSGRSAPRQRFLLLEVVDKKLQLLTYNWAPDLGAALGRALVRLVQWQNSRAHLTFCLLSQKLGLFHHYGQLDFPVRDEKEPNPFLLPTMEAETLIRSASPPLSREQGRLSASSRGGGPLPLDTFPFDEALRDITAARPSSSLGPVPRPPDPVTYHGQQFLEIKMAERRELERQMKMENLFVTWQQRSAPASMPISAAELETLKQSSRLVHYCATALLFDPAAWLHGPPETSGPLEGQRRHRPEAGAGSREAPASCESSDAPPPGAREEPWLKELSLAFLQQYVQYLQSMGFVLVPLRPPSPARSTSRLRAMAILGTEGRGSFSCPKTKSDGSPKSTGSPVTTYHLQRALPGGIILMELAFQGCYFCVKQFALECSRIPMGQAVNSQLSMLFTEECDKVRDLMHVHSFSYDFHLRLVHQHVLGAHLVLRHGYHLTTFLRHFLAHHPDGPHFGRNHIYQGTLELSTPLIAAHQLYNYVADHASSYHMKPLRMARPGGPEHNEYALVSAWHSSGSYLDSEGLRHQDDFDVSLLVCHCAAPFEEQGEAERHVLRLQFFVVLTSQRELFPRLTADVRRFRKPPTLPPEPEAPGSSAAGPGEASGLGLASGLAPLFPPLAAEVGVARARLAQLVRLAGGHCRRDTLWKRLFLLEPPGPDRLRLGGRLALAELEELLEAVHAKSIGDIDPQLDCFLSMTVSWYQSLIKVLLSRFPQSCRHFQSPDLGTQYLVVLNQKFTDCFVLVFLDSHLGKTSLTVVFREPFPVQPQDSESPPAQLVSTYHHLESVINTACFTLWTRLL, from the exons GTGGGAGGAGTTTACTCTTATGACTGCAGTTTTGGCCACGTGCCCAATGTGGAATTGATGAAGTTCATCGCAATGGCCACATTTGGCTCTTACCTGTCCACGTGTCCTGAGCCGGAACCAGGCAGCCCGGGTCTGACTGTCTATCACCGGGCATTTCTCCTCTACTCCTTTCTGCGCAGTGGGGAAGCCCTGAACCCCGAGTATTACTGTG GCTCCCAGCACCGCCTGTTTAATGAGCACCTGGTGTCCGCAAGCAGCAACCCTGCCCTGGCTCTGCGCCGGAAAAAGCACACTGAAAAGGAGGTGCCCGCTGACTTGGTCAGCACTGTGTCCGTACGGCTTCGAGAGGGATACAGTGTCCGAGAGGTCACGCTGGCCAAAG GAGGGTCTCAGCTGGAGGTAAAGCTCGTGCTGTTATGGAAACACAACATGCGCATTGAATATGTGGCTGTGGCACCCTGGCCCCTGGAGCCTGAGGGCCCTCGAGGAACAAGGGTGGAAGTGACAATGGAAGGTGGCTATGACATTCTACACGATGTGTCCTGTGCACTAAGGCAACCCATTCGCTCACTGTATCGTACCCACGTTATCCGACGGTTCTGGAACACACTGCAGAG CATTAACCAGACGGACCAGATGCTAGCCCACCTTCAGTCCTTCTCTTCAGTCCCAGAGCATTTCACGCTTCCTGATAGCACCAAGAGTGGAGTGCCACTCTTCTATATCCCTCCTGGCTCCACCACCCCG GTGCTCTCCCTTCAGCACAGTGGGTCCGACTCATCCCACGCCCAGTTTGCAGCCTACTGGAAGCCAGTGCTGTCCATGGATGCCAACTCATGGCAGCGCTGGCTGCACATGCATCGCCTGGTGCTAATCCTGGAGCACGACAC ACCGATCCCCAAGCACTTGCACACCCCCGGCAGTAATGGGCGCTACAGCACCGTGCAATGCAGGATCTCACACTCCTCACTGACCTCTCTGCTTCGGGACTGGAGCAGCTTCGTGCTGGTTGAGGGCTACTCATATGTGAAGCTGCTCTCCAG TGCCCCAGACCAGCCACCCTCTTCCTTCTACATGGTCCGCATCATTTCCAAGGCCCCGTGCATGGTCCTTCGCCTGGGTTTTCCCATCGGCACACCAGCCCAGGCCCGACACAAG ATTGTATCTGGCTTACGGGAAGAGATCCTTCGGCTGCGTTTCCCTCACCGGGTACAAAGCAAGGAGCCAACACCCAAGGTCAAACGAAAAGGGCTGGGGGGCATTGGTGGGGGCAGCTCTCCCTCCAAGTCCCCCCCCATGCTGGGCCCGCAGCAGGCCCTATCTGACCGGCCTTGCCTTGTGGTCCTGCATAAGCCCCTCGACAAGCTACTCATCAG GTATGAGAAGCTACCCTTGGACTACCGGGCGCCCTTCTTACTGACACTGGAGCCACCAGGGCCACTGCCATTGGTGTCCGGCCGCTCAGCCTCTTCCAGCCTAGCATCTCTGTCCCGCTACCTCTACCATCAGCGCTGGCTCTGGAGCGTCCCATCAGGCCTGGCCCCCGCACTGCCACTCAGTGCCATTGCACAGCTTCTGTCCATCCTCACTGA AGTCCGACTCTCTGAAGGCTTCCACTTCGCCTGCAGTGGGGAAGGAATCATCAACATGGTCCTGGAGCTTCCAATTCAG AGCGAGCCCCTGGGGCAGGCTGCAGGTGAAGAGAGGCACACATGCGTTGTGCAGTACATCCTCTTCCCCCCACACTCTACGTCCACCAAGGACAG cTTCTCAACAGATGATGACAACGATGTGGAGGTAGAGGCCCTGGAAGGAGACTCAGAGCTCAACCTGGTCACCGAGGTGTGGGTGGAGCCTCAGTATGGGCGGGTGGGACCCGGCCCCGAGAGCTGGAAGCACCTCCAGGACCTGACCTACTCTGAGATCCCTCAAGCT CTCCACCCTCGGGATGCAGCCTGcataggctccatgctgagcttcGAATACCTGATACAGCTGTGCCAGAGCAAGGAATGGAGTCCTCTGCCCCCAGAGCCAAGGGTCTCTGATG GATTGGAACAGGGAGGAGATACCTATGTCCACGAGATCCCTTTCCATTTTGACTTAATGGGACTGTTGCCTCAGTGTCAACAGCTCCAGatgttcttccttctgctttccagAG AGCCAGAGGGCGTCCCTCTCGCCGAGGGGCCCTGTCCCGCCAACGACATGGTGCTGTGCCTGCTGCACAGCTGCCTGGGGCAGGAGCTGAGTGACCGGGAGATCCCGCTGACCATGGCTGAGCAAGCCACCTTCTTGAGTGAGGTGCTACGACGGACCTGCCACGGTCCAG GTCCAGAGGAGCCACCGGCAGGGGGCCACAGGATCCTAAAGGATCAAGCAGTCAGCAGCACCCAAGCCACTGGAGACTCAGCACTTCCTCCCCTG GCTGGAGGCCCTCCTGAGACTCTCAAGCCTCTCATCTCTGCCCAGCCCCCACAGTGGCGCTGCTATGCAAGGCTTGTGACTCCCCAGCATGTGTTTCTGACTTTCCTCCCAGCTACCTTCCCAG aCGTCCAACATCTGGCTGCCTATGGTTTGGAGGGACCCTCTCAAGAGGAGACAAAGCCGAAGTTCGGGGATTGGAGTGGGGCCGCCAGCCCGAAAGATCTGGGAGGACCTGGGATGAGGGCTCCAAAGGCCCAAGTCCCCATGCTCAGTGTTACGCCAGCCGGCG ACACTGCCCAGGACCCAGGGGACCTAAGCCCACCTTTCCGTCGGGACTTACAGGCTTATGCTGGGCGTCAGGCTCCACAGACAGAGGGTGCCGATGGCCCCCGGACCCGGTGTCCTGTTTACATCTATAGCTGTGCCCTGGAAGCACTGAGGGAGCAAATGGTTGGCCTGCAGCCCCCTCAGGCACCCCGAGACCTCATCTTTCA GACTCCGTTCCTCGACCAGCCCTCCCCATCCTCAGTCTGGATGGAGCCCAGGTACAAGGAGGCAGCCAACCATTGTGCCTTGCTGCAGGAGCACGCGCAGCGATGCTATGTCCGTG GGCTGTTCCGGAGTTTGCAGCAAGCACAGAGCGTCAGCTCACAGGACTTGCTGATAGCAGTCGATGCCTGTGAGGAGCTGCTGCAAGAAGTAGACATCACCCCTTTCCTGCTTGCACTGTGTGGCCACACTCGGAGTctgccccaggcacccccaagccCTGGGCCTCTCAGCCCTGGGCCCTTCAGCAGCAGCATCGAGGAGGCCCCTGAGCCTAGAGAACGAGCCATCCTGGCTTCCGAGTCCAG CATAGAGACCGAGGACCTCAGCGAGCCTGAGTCTCAGAGCAGCCGTGTCCCTGGCAACCCAGACCCTAGCCTGGAGATCTCTCTGACAGACGTTTGCCAGCTCAGAGGAGAAGCCCATGATGCCCTTCATAGCCTCATCCAG GAGAAGTTCCTGGAGATCAGTGGTCTCCACTTCCGCACGGTGCCCTCCAATCCGCACTACTTCTTCTATTGCCCTCCATCCAGCCGGCGAGAG GATGAGGGCCCCCGGGACATAGTAGACAGAAAAGTCAGTGATCTGGAGTTTTCAGAGGCTGAACTCCTAGGAGAAGAAG GAGACACGTCAGCCTGCTGCGTGGTCACTGAGAGTGACCCAGAGCTGGAAGTAGAATACCGAGAGAGCCGTGAAGCAGACCTGGGGCCGGCGGGGCTCGACTCCGCCTCACTGTCAGATGCAGACACCGTGAACCCTGATGAAGACTCCTTCAGTATACTGGGGGGCGACTCACCAACGGGGCCTGAGAGCCTGGTGCGTGACCTGCCGCCTCTCTTCCTGCACCTCACGTGCTCTGTGCGGCTGCATGGGCAGCACAGCTCAGTACCTGTGTGCAgcctgcccacctgcctgg GCCAGGTGCTTTCCAGTCTGGAGGGCCCCCCCCTTGGAGGCCGAGTGCCCCTGAGGGACCTCAGTGTTACCCTGGATGTCTTCGTGTTGACCTTGCCTCTGGAAGTGGAGCTTCCCCCGACCTCGGACCCTCAGCACCACAG ATCCACCTCTGAAAGCAGTGCTTCATTCCCACGATCTCCAGGGCAGCCATCATCTTTAAGGTCGGATGATGGCCTAGgacccccactgccacccccagAAGAAGACAG GCACCCTGGACTGTCCAATTTGGCCACACCCCACAGACTGGCTATTGAGACCACCATGAGTGAG ATCCGCTGGTTGCTGGAGGATGAGATGGTGGGAGCCCTCCGAAGAGGGGGCATCCCCCAGGGCCCTACTCTGCACCGTGCAGCTGCCCACATCCATAGCTCTCCTGGACGCTCTACCTGCCTTCGCCAAACCCTACCACTGAGTTTTGTGTTTGGACCAGAACGTTCCCTTACACAATTCAAGGAG GAGTTCCGCCGCCTTCACCTCCCTGGCCATGTTCTTCTTGAGGATCCCGAAAGTGGCTTCTTCTTTGTAGCAGTTGGCCAACAGCCAGGTGGGTCCCAAAGGGAGCCCCCTTCGACTGCCTGGGCTTGGCACAGCCACGAGGACAGGGCTGAAGGCATCGAAGGGGAG GCCCTGACAACCAGCCCCCAAGCCCCTGGCTCCCCAGAGGGTTCTGAGGGCACCCCCCTCCTTAGCTTGCCACAGGGAG gGAGCCAGCCTGGGCCCAGCCGGGGGCTGAGCCTTATGTCCAGTCAGGGCAGCGTGGACTCTGACCACCTAG GTTACGATGGTGGCAGCAGTGGCTCAGACAGCGAGGGTCCCAATGAGACCCTGGGGGAGAAGGCTCCCTTCACGTTGCGGACCCCACCTGGGCCAGCACCTCCCCAGCCTTCACTCTcaggcctccctgggccctgcctgcCTGACTTCTGGCTCATCGTTCGGGTACTGCAGGACCGCGTAGAAGTATATGCTCATGCACG GAGCCTGATTCGGGAGGATGGGGGTCCAGGCACCGAGTGCCGTCACCTGCAGCAGCTCCTGGTGAGACAAGTTGGGGAGATCTGCAGGGAGGTCAACCAG CGGCTGCTTCTGCAGGACCTCCATGACAGTCACGTGTGTAACTCTCTTCTGGTGGCCGAGAGCGAAGAAGATCTGTGGCGCAGTGAGACCCCCTTCCACTCCCGTCAGCGGGCACCACTGCCTACCGATG ATTACGCTGCTGATGAGAGCTGTGCACCCCGAGGGTACCTAGCAGCCACAATGCAGTTTGTCCCTGGCCATTTCTCCTGTGATGTTGTGTGGGGAACCGTGATTCGCGTCCATTCACGCCTGAAAATGGGTCCCAGCATGGGAGTCTCTCGGG CCATCCAGGCCCTGCGCTCCGTGCTCAATGCCTTCTCTGTGGTGAACCGGAAGAACATGTTTGTCTATCAGGAACGAGCTACAAAGGCTGTGTACTACCTGCG GCTCCTGGAGACGTCGTGCAGCGAGCGATCATGGGAGGGTGACGcgctgcccccctccctggctcTGTCACGAAGCCAGGAGCCCATCTACTCTGAGGAAACATCG GGTCCTCGTTCTCCCCTGGACATGGCTTCTAGCCGCAGTTCAGATGCTGCTCGTCCTGTGGGCCAAGTGGACAGGCATATCCAGCTGCTGGTGCACGGCGTAGGACAGGCAG GTCCTGAGATTACAGATGAGCTAGTACGGGTCCTGCGTCGGCGCCTGGACGAGGCCACACTGGACGTCATCACTGTCATGCTTGTTCGGAACTGCAAGCTGACACCCGCTGATGTGGAG TTCATCCAGCCCCCCGGAAGCCTCCCCTCAGAAGTGCTGCACCTGGCCCTCCCTGTCTCCTGCAGGCCCTGGCTTCCTGCCCTGGCCTGGTACCTGCGCCAGAACCTGCTCATCTTCCTGCACTCTCCCAAGTACACGGACAGCAACAGCCGGAACCACTTCCAG CACCCGCTCCCACCGCAAGGTGGCCTCCCTGACTTGGACATCTACTTGTATAACAAGCCTGGTGGGCAGGGCACCGGTGGCAAAG GGGTCGCCTGCATCACTCTAGCCTTCGTGGATGAAGGGGGCAGCCCCATCTCACTGGCATCATGGCCCCCTTCCTCTCCGGGGCCCCTTGACCCACTGCAGGAGGAGGAATTTGAGCAACTGACCCAGGTCACTCGCTGCCCATTCATGTCGGACAGTTCTTCAG CTCAGAATGGGGCCCCATGGCTCCGACTGGATGTGTGGGAGAAGGGCAACATCAGTATCGTGCAGCTGGAGGAGAAGCTCCGAGGAGCAGCCCGCCAAGCCCTGGCTGATGCCATCATGGAGCTGCGGCTGCTACCAGCCTCACTGTGCACAGAGGACACATCTCCAG GAAGTCTCAGGAGCGGGTCATTGGAAACCAAGAGCCCTGCGGGCCGAGCTAGCACCTTTCCTCCtgtgcctggccctggccctggcgaGCCTGTGACTCCCCCCAGCAAAGCTGGCCGGCGTAGCTTCTGGGATATGCTG AGTAAAACAGAATGTGGGGACTTGGGTTCTCCCAAAACAACTGATGACATTGTCCTGGACCGGCCAGAAGACACCCGGGGCCGGAGGCGTCACAAAACAGAAAGTGTTCGGACTCCAGGTGGAACTGAGCGGGCACCAGGCCCAGATTCTGGAGCCCAGAGACAAAG ACGCCGGACCACACAGCTAGAAGAGGGTGAGGTGGGGACCTTGCAGCCGGTGTTTGCTCGTGTGACTCAGCGCTGGATGGAGTTTATGGTTCAGATCG GTTGTGCCTCAGTGTCCAGGAGCTCCACCCACATGGTGTCCCGATTCCTCCTCCCATCTGTCCTCTCTGAATTTACTACTCTGGTCACCTCAATGGCCGGAGACACCAGCGTCCGCATCTTTGAGCAGCATTT GAGCTCAGAACCAGAGATCTTCAGTCCTTGCTCCCTTGGACAACTGGGCCCAACTCCACGCCCGGCAGCCGAGCGGCATCTGCTGCTTCTGGGCAGGAACTTCTTGCAGTGGAGGAGACCGACCCAGCAGG CTGCCAAAGCCGTGCAGCGCTTTGAGCCAGGGGGTGACGGGAGCTCCGGGCGAAGCGCTCCCCGGCAGAGGTTCTTGCTGCTGGAGGTCGTGGACAAGAAG CTGCAGCTGCTGACCTACAACTGGGCTCCGGACCTAGGAGCAGCCCTAGGCCGAGCGCTCGTCCGCCTAGTACAGTGGCAGAACTCGCGCGCCCACCTCACCTTCTGCCTCCTCAGCCAGAAGCTTGGGCTCTTCCATCATTACGGCCAGTTGGACTTCCCGGTGCGGGATGAAAAG GAGCCAAACCCATTCCTCCTTCCAACCATGGAAGCAGAGACCCTCATCCGGAGTGCAAGCCCACCGCTGAGCCGCGAGCAGGGCCGGCTGAGTGCATCCTCTCGGGGTGGGGGCCCCCTTCCCCTGGACACGTTCCCCTTCGATGAGGCCTTGAGGGATATCACAGCTGCCCGCCCCAGCTCCTCACTCGGTCCTGTGCCCAGACCCCCTGATCCTGTCACCTACCACGGCCAGCAGTTCCTGGAGATCAAGATGGCAGAGCGCAGGG AGCTGGAGCGCCAGATGAAGATGGAGAACCTGTTTGTGACCTGGCAGCAGCGTTCCGCCCCAGCCAGCATGCCTATCAGT GCCGCGGAGCTGGAGACCCTAAAGCAGTCATCCCGCCTGGTGCATTACTGCGCAACGGCCCTGCTCTTCGACCCAGCTGCCTGGCTGCATGGGCCCCCAGAGACCTCCGGACCCCTGGAGGGCCAG CGGCGCCATCGCCCcgaggcaggggctgggagccGGGAGGCCCCCGCAAGCTGCGAATCCTCAGATGCGCCTCCACCAGGTGCCCGTGAGGAACCTTGGCTGAAGGAGCTGAGCCTGGCTTTCCTGCAGCAGTACGTGCAGTATCTGCAGAGCATGGGCTTTGTGCTGGTGCCACTGCGGCCTCCCTCACCTGCCCGCAG CACCAGCCGGCTGAGGGCCATGGCTATCCTTGGAACGGAGGGTCGTGGCTCCTTTTCCTGTCCTAAAACCAAGAGTGATGGGAGCCCCAAG AGCACTGGCTCTCCGGTCACCACCTACCACCTGCAGCGGGCACTACCCGGGGGCATCATCCTCATGGAGCTGGCTTTTCAG GGCTGTTACTTCTGTGTCAAACAGTTTGCCCTAGAATGTTCCCGAATCCCCATGGGGCAAGCTGTCAACTCTCAG CTGTCCATGCTGTTCACTGAGGAATGCGACAAGGTGCGCGACCTGATGCACGTGCACTCGTTCAGCTACGACTTCCACCTGCGCCTCGTGCACCAGCACGTGCTGGGTGCCCACCTGGTGCTGCGGCACGGCTACCACCTGACCACCTTCCTGCGGCACTTCCTGGCCCACCACCCCGACGGGCCCCACTTTGGCCGCAATCACATTTATCAAG GAACACTGGAGCTTTCCACACCACTCATTGCTGCCCACCAGCTGTACAACTATGTAGCTGACCATGCCAGCTCCTACCACATGAAGCCATTGCGGATGGCCCGGCCAGGAGGCCCAGAACATAACGAATATGCCTTGGTATCAGCGTGGCACAG CTCTGGCTCGTACCTGGACTCTGAGGGACTTCGTCACCAGGATGACTTTGATGTGTCTCTGCTGGTGTGTCATTGTGCCGCGCCTTTTGAAGAGCAAGGAGAAGCCGAGCGGCATGTCCTGCG gctgcagTTCTTCGTGGTGCTCACCAGCCAACGGGAGCTCTTCCCCAGACTCACGGCTGACGTGCGACGGTTCCGGAAACCACCCACACTGCCACCTGAGCCAGAAGCTCCTGGGAGCTCAGCTGCTGGTCCTGGGGAGGCCTCCGGGCTTGGCCTGGCCTCTGGACTGGCTCCACTGTTCCCCCCACTGGCTGCAGAGGTGGGCGTGGCACGGGCACGGCTGGCCCAGCTGGTCCGGCTGGCCGGTGGGCACTGCCGGCGGGACACCCTCTGGAAGCGCCTCTTCTTGCTGGAGCCTCCGGGGCCTGACCGGCTACGGCTAGGGGGGCGCCTGGCCCTGGCTGAGCTGGAGGAGCTCCTGGAGGCAGTCCATGCCAAATCCATTGGGGACATTGACCCCCAGCTG GACTGCTTCCTATCTATGACGGTCTCCTGGTACCAGAGCCTGATCAAGGTTCTCCTAAGCCGCTTTCCTCAGAGCTGTCGCCATTTCCAGAGCCCAGACTTGGGAACTCAATACCTG GTTGTATTGAATCAGAAGTTCACAGACTGTTTCGTGCTGGTGTTTCTGGATTCCCACTTGGGAAAGACG TCTCTGACAGTGGTTTTCCGAGAGCCCTTCCCGGTACAGCCCCAGGACAGCGAGAGCCCTCCAGCCCAGCTGGTCTCCACCTACCACCACCTCGAGTCCGTCATCAACACAGCTTGCTTCACCCTCTGGACCCGCCTCCTCTGA